In one Arachis duranensis cultivar V14167 chromosome 9, aradu.V14167.gnm2.J7QH, whole genome shotgun sequence genomic region, the following are encoded:
- the LOC107467601 gene encoding uncharacterized protein LOC107467601, with translation MPVAVANLFSYQKMQIKSDQHVSMMFSYHHSIGSIYSLELYLNLQDIGGSSSSSNNVEGVRNVGAADFVPARDTSRAPSPSFNAFVPREQSVGIRGARPAPSTHFGVDMVLDAAIADTSDEDDIEDFSYGEAEAVPETQPLHENVVPATRVKPEGGGVASSTSAHYLSLNLGAMHSSNAEDESSSYPLSGEMELEIGLKFPNREIAMLAVKNYNIRRSAEYKVVESDQTRYVCRCKQFGDQCPWMVRVAKTRSSRFWEIRKYEGPHSCLASSMSQDHAQLDSNVICQHIFPMVHADATICVKVLQGSVESAYGYKVSYKKVWHAKQKAIARIYGDWDESYDQLRRYLNALQAFVPGITCVLLSNGL, from the coding sequence ATGCCGGTTGCAGTGGCCAACTTGTTTTCCTAtcaaaaaatgcaaataaaatCTGATCAGCATGTGTCGATGATGTTTTCTTACCATCACAGCATAGGAAGCATCTATTCGTTGGAGCTTTATCTGAATCTTCAAGATATTGGTGGAAGCTCATCCAGTTCGAATAATGTGGAGGGTGTGAGAAATGTTGGGGCGGCTGATTTTGTTCCGGCTCGGGATACTAGTAGGGCCCCAAGTCCAAGTTTCAACGCGTTCGTCCCGCGGGAACAGAGTGTAGGTATTCGTGGAGCACGCCCCGCCCCTTCTACACATTTTGGGGTCGATATGGTTCTTGATGCTGCTATTGCAGATACGTCTGATGAGGATGACATTGAAGATTTCAGTTATGGTGAGGCAGAAGCCGTTCCGGAGACGCAGCCTCTGCATGAAAATGTTGTTCCGGCAACACGGGTCAAACCGGAAGGTGGTGGTGTAGCATCATCCACATCAGCACACTACCTGTCCCTAAATCTTGGAGCAATGCATTCCAGTAATGCAGAGGACGAATCGAGCAGCTACCCTTTGTCAGGAGAGATGGAGCTCGAGATTGGGTTGAAATTTCCTAATCGGGAAATAGCGATGCTAGCAGTCAAAAACTACAACATTCGCAGGAGTGCAGAATATAAGGTGGTAGAGTCAGACCAAACTAGGTATGTATGTCGATGCAAGCAGTTCGGGGATCAATGTCCCTGGATGGTACGGGTTGCGAAGACGAGGTCCTCTAGATTCTGGGAAATCCGAAAGTATGAAGGACCTCACAGTTGCTTGGCAAGTTCAATGTCTCAAGACCACGCTCAACTGGACAGCAACGTCATTTGTCAGCACATATTTCCCATGGTGCATGCTGATGCGACAATATGTGTAAAGGTATTGCAAGGATCGGTAGAGTCAGCGTACGGTTACAAGGTGTCATACAAGAAGGTTTGGCACGCGAAGCAAAAGGCAATCGCAAGGATCTATGGTGATTGGGACGAGTCGTATGACCAGCTGCGTAGATACCTCAATGCTCTGCAAGCTTTCGTCCCAGGTATTACATGCGTTTTATTATCGAATGGTCTTTGA